GACCGAGGGTGGAATGCCTCCTTCGCGTGTTGTAGCGGGTGATCCAGCGGAAGATGGCGGCGCGGGCCTCACCCGCACTGTTCCAGCGCTTCCGCCCCTGCAGCGTCTCCCGTTTCAACGTCGCGTTCAGCGACTCGGCGGCCGCGTTGTCCGCCGACGTTCCGACCGCACCCCGCGACCGGGTCACCCCCAGCTCGCGGCAGAGGTCGGCGAACTCGGCCGATGCATACTGGGCTCCGTTGTCGGAGTGGAAAATTGACCCCTCGAGCCCTGCGGCGCCGCGACAGGCCGCCGCCGCCCGCATCGCATCGGTGACCAACTCGGTACGCATGTGGTCGGCGATCGACCACCCCGCCAACCGTCGCGAGCCCAGGTCCAACACCGTCGCCAGATACAGAAATTCACCGTCACCGACTGGGAGGTAGGTGATGTCGCCGACGTATCGAGTGTTCGGTGCGCTCGCGGTGAAGTCCCGCCGGATCAGGTCCGGCACCGCGGCCGCGTCCGGATCGGGGACGGTGGTGCGCACCGGTTTGCGCAGGTGCACCCCGACGATCCCGTGCTCACGCATCACCCGCTCGACCCGCTTGTGATTGACCTCGATCCCGGCCTCGCGCAGTTCGGCCGTGATGCGCGGGGCACCGTAGGTGCCATCGAAGTCGGCATGGATAGCGCGGATCCGCTCGGCCAGCTCCTCGTCGGCGCGGGCACGGGCGGCCCGGGCCGGTCCGGAGGTCCGCCACCGGTAGAAGCCCGAGCGGGAGACTTCGAGGATCTGGCACAGCCACTTCACCGGAACGGTGTCGCAGTGGTCGTCAACGAACTGGAAGCGGCTCACCAATTCGTCTCGCCCGCGAAATACTTCGCGGCCTTGCGCAGGATCTCCCGCTCGGTTTCGAGCTTCCGGATTTGGGCCTTGAGCTGCTTGTTTTCTTCCTCCAACACGGACTCGGACGATACCTCGCCGGCCCGGGATGCCGGCCGCGCAGCCCCGTCGGCCCGGAGCTCGGCCGTGGAGGTACCGGTGCGTTTGCGTTCGGCCCGCACCCAGTTGCGCAGGGTCTCGCGGCTGACTCCCAGGTCGTTGCCGATGCCCTCAAAGGTGTGGCTCGGGTCGGACAGGTACAGCGCGACGGCATCGGCCTTGAACTCCGCCGAGTACGCCTTCATCGCCATCAGTGACATCTCTTCCTCTGGGACCTTCACGACCCAGTGTTCACGATGTCCTCACTCAGGGGGGAACCCCCGGGTGCAGCCTCACCGACCATGCTGTTCATGCACGCGGCATTCGCTGGACCCTCTCAAGAAGGCGGGCGGTGCCTGTGAATGGGAAAGGCCCGGTGCTCAGTTTCGCTGCTCGCAGGGTCGCCCGACCCATTACTTCGTGCACAGGTACATCCACCCAGTTCCGCATCCGGTCCTTCATACCCCTCCTCACCTGGACGGGCCTACCACTTCCACCTGTCACCACGGTCCACCAAGATCCGGATGGTTAGGTTTGCCAATCCTGTATGTAGCATCGTTTTCCTGGAGGTGGCTGGGAGAGGTCCCGCTGCGGAGGAGGACGGACAAACGATGAGGATGCGGATCGGACTGATGTCGGGGCTGGCACTGGCCACCGCCGCGGTGATGACGGTGTCGGGATGCTCGGACTCCGGTTCGGACAGCGGCACCGACTCCGGCGGAGCCAACCAGATCACCGTCTACAACGCCCAGCACGAGTCGCTCACCCAGGAATGGGCCGACGCCTTCACCGCGGAGACCGGTATCGAGGTGGAACTGCGCAACGGCAGCGACACCGAGCTCGGCAACCAGCTCGTGGCCGAGGGCGACCAGTCGCCGGCCGATGTGTTCCTCACCGAAAACTCCCCCGCGATGACGCTGGTCGAGAACGCCGGGCTGTTCGCCGACGTGAACCAGGACGTCCTCGACCAGGTCCCGAGCCAGTACCGGCCGTCGAGCGGCAAGTGGACCGGCATCGCGGCCCGGTCCACTGTCTTCGCGTACAACAAGGACATGTTGCCCCAGGACCAGCTGCCGAAGTCGCTGCTCGATCTGCAGGACCCCGCGTGGAAGGACCGTTGGGCCGCCTCGCCCTCGGGGGCCGACTTCCAGGCCATCGTCAGCGCACTGCTCGAGCTCAAGGGTGAGGACGCCACCCGGCAGTGGCTGGCCGGGATGAAGGACAACGTCCGCACCTACAAGGGCAACGGCGCGGTGATGAAGGCCGTCAACGCCGGGGAGATCCCGGGCGGCGTCATCTATCACTACTACTGGTTCGGCGATCAGGCCAAGACCGGTGAGAACAGCAACAACGTCGCGCTGCACTACTTCAAGAACGAGGACCCCGGTGCGTTCGTCAGCGTATCCGGTGGCGGCGTCCTGAAGTCCAGCACGAAACAGGACGCGGCGCAGCAGTTCCTGAAGTTCGTCACCGGCCAGAAGGGGCAGGAGGTCCTGCAGACCGGGACGTCGTTCGAATACACCGTCGGCAGTGGCGTGCCGGCGAACCCGAAGCTCGTTCCCCTGGCCGAACTCCAGGCCCCGCAGGTCGACCCCGCGAAGCTCAACAGCCCGCAGGTCACCGAACTGATGACGGAAGCCGGTTTGCTCTGAATCTCGCACTGATCGGCCGCGTGCGGTCGGGGGACGCGGACACGACGCGTCGCCCGACCGCCCGGCCTGGCATGCCACTGCCCTTGGCCGTTGCCGCGGTGATCGTGGTCGCCGCATCGTTCATCCCGCTCGGGTACGTGATCGCCGCGAGCGTCGACACGGGCTGGGACACCGCGTCGGCACTGCTGTTCCGGCCCCGGGTCCGCGAATTGCTCACCAACACCGTGATGCTGGTCGTGGTCACGGTGCCGATCTGCGTCGTCGTCGGTGTCACGGCCGCCTGGCTCGTCGAGCGCACCCGGGTGTTCGGGGCGAAGGTGTGGGCGGTGCTCCTCGCGGCGCCCCTGGCCGTGCCGGCGTTCGTGAACAGCTATTCGTGGGTGACGGCGATTCCCTCCCTCGGCGGGCTGCACGGCGGTGTCCTCATCGCGACCCTGTCGTATTTCCCGCTCGTCTACATACCCGCGGCGGCGACGCTGCGCCGGCTGGACCCGGCCGTCGAGGAATCGGCGCGGGCCCTCGGCGTGGGCCCGTGGGCGGTGTTCTTCCGCGTCGTGGTGCCGCAGCTGCGCCTGGCCATCGCGGGTGGGGCGCTGTTGGTTTCGCTGCACCTTCTCGCCGAATACGGGGCGTTCGTGTTCATCCGGTTCGACACGTTCACGACGGCGATCTTCGAGCAGTACCAGTCCACCTTCAACGGGGCCGCGGCGACCATGCTCGCCGGGGTCCTGGTGCTGCTGTGCCTGACCCTGCTGGTGACCGAATCGGTCGTCCGCGGCAGCGCCCGGTACGCCCGGATCGGGTCGGGTGCGGCGCGGCGGGCCGTCCCCGCCGAGCTCGGCTGGCGGTATTCGCCGATCGTGCTGCTGTTCCTCGGGGTGCTGATCGCGGCGTCCGTCGGTGTCCCGGTGATAAGTGTCCTGCGCTGGCTTGTCATCGGCGGGAGCACGGTCTGGGAACTGGATACCGTTGCCGCCGCGCTGGTCCAGACCCTGGGATTCGGCATCGCCGGTGCCGTCGTGACGTGTGTGCTCGCGTTCCCGATCGCCTGGATCTCGATCCGCCATCGCGGCCGGTTCAGCCGGTTCCTCGAGGGCGGCACATACATCTCGAGTTCGCTGCCCGGCATTGTGGTGGCGCTGGCGTTGGTCACCGTCTCCATCCGCTATCTCCATCCGCTCTACCAGACGGTCACCGTCGTGATCGCGGCCTACGCGCTGCTCTTCCTGCCGCGCGCGCTGATCAATCTGCGGGCCGGGCTCGCGCAGGCGCCCGTCGGGCTGGAGGAGGCGGCGCAGTCGCTGGGGGTCTCTCCGCTGTCGG
The sequence above is drawn from the Rhodococcus jostii RHA1 genome and encodes:
- a CDS encoding IS3-like element ISRhosp5 family transposase (programmed frameshift); its protein translation is MAMKAYSAEFKADAVALYLSDPSHTFEGIGNDLGVSRETLRNWVRAERKRTGTSTAELRADGAARPASRAGEVSSESVLEEENKQLKAQIRKLETEREILRKAAKYFGGRDELVSRFQFVDDHCDTVPVKWLCQILEVSRSGFYRWRTSGPARAARARADEELAERIRAIHADFDGTYGAPRITAELREAGIEVNHKRVERVMREHGIVGVHLRKPVRTTVPDPDAAAVPDLIRRDFTASAPNTRYVGDITYLPVGDGEFLYLATVLDLGSRRLAGWSIADHMRTELVTDAMRAAAACRGAAGLEGSIFHSDNGAQYASAEFADLCRELGVTRSRGAVGTSADNAAAESLNATLKRETLQGRKRWNSAGEARAAIFRWITRYNTRRRHSTLGQICPIEFEQRSATLATAA
- a CDS encoding iron ABC transporter substrate-binding protein; the encoded protein is MRMRIGLMSGLALATAAVMTVSGCSDSGSDSGTDSGGANQITVYNAQHESLTQEWADAFTAETGIEVELRNGSDTELGNQLVAEGDQSPADVFLTENSPAMTLVENAGLFADVNQDVLDQVPSQYRPSSGKWTGIAARSTVFAYNKDMLPQDQLPKSLLDLQDPAWKDRWAASPSGADFQAIVSALLELKGEDATRQWLAGMKDNVRTYKGNGAVMKAVNAGEIPGGVIYHYYWFGDQAKTGENSNNVALHYFKNEDPGAFVSVSGGGVLKSSTKQDAAQQFLKFVTGQKGQEVLQTGTSFEYTVGSGVPANPKLVPLAELQAPQVDPAKLNSPQVTELMTEAGLL
- a CDS encoding ABC transporter permease, yielding MPLPLAVAAVIVVAASFIPLGYVIAASVDTGWDTASALLFRPRVRELLTNTVMLVVVTVPICVVVGVTAAWLVERTRVFGAKVWAVLLAAPLAVPAFVNSYSWVTAIPSLGGLHGGVLIATLSYFPLVYIPAAATLRRLDPAVEESARALGVGPWAVFFRVVVPQLRLAIAGGALLVSLHLLAEYGAFVFIRFDTFTTAIFEQYQSTFNGAAATMLAGVLVLLCLTLLVTESVVRGSARYARIGSGAARRAVPAELGWRYSPIVLLFLGVLIAASVGVPVISVLRWLVIGGSTVWELDTVAAALVQTLGFGIAGAVVTCVLAFPIAWISIRHRGRFSRFLEGGTYISSSLPGIVVALALVTVSIRYLHPLYQTVTVVIAAYALLFLPRALINLRAGLAQAPVGLEEAAQSLGVSPLSAFFRVTLPLAAPATAAGGALVFLGIVNELTATLLLAPTGTRTLSMQFWSLSSEIDYAGAAPYAFIMIVLSLPMTYVLFSQSKKVAGL